The following coding sequences lie in one Euhalothece natronophila Z-M001 genomic window:
- a CDS encoding serine/threonine protein kinase yields MNNQVGKIISDRFQIRRELGQGGLGITYSAFDQKTQQEVALKAISLNETDSWKVLELFEREVQSLQRIEHPNVPYYVDFLKIDTPNNYQLYLVQELAEGKSLDQLIEDGWKPSEVEIKSIAKQVLDVLNYIHNLEPPIIHRDIKPQNLIYQSNGNVKLVDFGAVKNTFNKTQFTNILVGTYGYMAPEQYQGQSSPSTDLYGLGATIAYLVTGQSIAELAQDELKPDVQFFNNLSPTFADWLEKMLEPAAEDRFSSAKTALTVLKNPNLLASSETTSKPIKSGIQVENSSELLEVIIPRFRLGLSLLWNLLFTFYWVTISISFGIAIILLLSRMLFEGSLDGVIISILVLLLILKIVVFILLIGFYYLWWLVNSLNKAFLKIILRVSYEKMKVIWEWNFFGLTWKSYKKYSLEEVEIKKEFLLSQIAEFLNRKKRGQLSQNASEIKVDGSMKMLYLYHNGKKYMISGARIFKIPFNKITELEQDWLQEEINNYIQQKQS; encoded by the coding sequence TTGAATAATCAAGTTGGAAAGATAATCAGCGATCGCTTCCAGATCAGACGAGAATTAGGTCAAGGTGGACTAGGAATAACTTATAGTGCTTTTGATCAAAAGACACAGCAAGAGGTTGCGCTTAAAGCCATATCACTAAATGAAACAGATAGTTGGAAAGTCTTAGAGCTATTTGAACGCGAAGTTCAGTCGTTGCAACGAATTGAACATCCTAATGTTCCATATTATGTTGATTTTTTAAAAATTGATACTCCTAATAATTATCAGCTTTATTTAGTGCAAGAGCTAGCAGAGGGGAAGTCATTAGATCAATTAATAGAAGACGGATGGAAACCTTCAGAAGTAGAAATTAAATCTATTGCAAAACAAGTTTTAGATGTTCTTAACTACATACATAATTTAGAACCACCGATAATTCACCGTGATATTAAGCCTCAAAACTTGATTTATCAAAGTAACGGTAATGTTAAACTCGTTGATTTTGGTGCTGTGAAAAATACCTTTAATAAAACTCAATTTACTAACATTTTAGTGGGAACTTATGGTTATATGGCACCAGAACAATACCAAGGTCAGAGTTCACCCTCTACTGATCTATACGGACTGGGTGCAACCATTGCTTATCTAGTAACAGGACAATCTATTGCAGAATTAGCTCAAGATGAACTGAAGCCAGATGTTCAATTCTTCAATAACCTTTCTCCCACTTTTGCTGACTGGTTAGAAAAAATGTTAGAACCAGCAGCCGAAGATCGATTTAGTAGTGCTAAAACAGCTTTAACAGTTCTCAAAAATCCAAACCTTCTTGCTTCATCGGAAACTACTTCTAAGCCTATTAAAAGTGGTATTCAAGTAGAAAATAGCTCAGAGCTATTGGAAGTAATTATTCCACGATTTCGCTTAGGTTTGTCTTTACTTTGGAATTTGCTTTTTACTTTTTATTGGGTAACGATCTCGATTTCATTTGGAATTGCTATTATTCTTTTGTTATCAAGAATGCTTTTTGAAGGAAGTTTAGACGGAGTTATTATTTCAATTTTAGTCTTACTTTTGATTCTAAAGATTGTAGTATTTATTTTGCTGATTGGTTTTTATTATCTTTGGTGGTTAGTAAATTCGCTTAATAAAGCTTTTTTGAAAATTATTTTAAGAGTTAGTTATGAAAAAATGAAAGTAATTTGGGAGTGGAATTTTTTTGGCTTAACATGGAAATCATATAAAAAGTATAGTCTTGAAGAGGTAGAAATAAAAAAAGAGTTTTTGCTTTCACAAATTGCAGAGTTCCTCAATCGAAAGAAACGGGGTCAACTTTCACAAAATGCTTCAGAAATCAAGGTAGATGGTAGCATGAAAATGTTATATTTGTATCATAATGGCAAAAAATATATGATCTCTGGGGCTCGTATTTTTAAAATACCGTTCAATAAAATAACTGAATTAGAGCAAGATTGGTTGCAAGAGGAAATTAATAATTATATACAGCAGAAGCAGTCATGA
- the purH gene encoding bifunctional phosphoribosylaminoimidazolecarboxamide formyltransferase/IMP cyclohydrolase — protein sequence MKQLALISVSDKTGIVEFAQQLVTNFNFEIVSSGGTAKTLQDAGISVTKVSDYTGSPEILEGRVKTLHPRIHGGILARRDRAEDQTDLENNDIRPFDLIVVNLYPFVATINKPDVTVAEAIENIDIGGPAMLRAAAKNYQHLTVISNPQRYQAYLEELEASGGKPSLTFRQTCALETFTLTAEYDQAISAYLGGLTEESVAPLPQEFSLTGTQRQVLRYGENPHQPATWYQTGVTPTGWAKANQLQGKELSYNNLVDLEAARRIINEFTDQPTVAILKHTNPCGIASKSQLFEAYKSAFAADSVSAFGGIVALNQAIDEATAMEMTQTFLECVVAPDCTPEAKKVLEKKSNLRVLIIPDLQTGPKEMVKVIAGGFLVQAMDDVVDDPQQWEVVTEKQPSAEQLAEMVFAWKAAKHVKSNAIVLTRDRATIGVGAGQMNRVGAVEIALKQAGEKTQGATLASDGFFPFDDSVRMAAEAGIKTIIQPGGSRRDEDSIKAANELGLVMICTGTRHFLH from the coding sequence GTGAAGCAGTTAGCGTTAATTAGCGTTTCCGATAAAACAGGAATTGTTGAGTTTGCCCAGCAATTGGTGACAAACTTTAATTTTGAGATTGTTAGTAGTGGGGGAACCGCAAAAACCCTACAAGATGCCGGGATATCGGTAACGAAGGTATCTGACTATACAGGATCCCCTGAAATTTTAGAAGGACGGGTAAAAACTCTCCATCCTCGCATTCATGGGGGAATATTAGCACGGCGCGATCGCGCTGAGGATCAAACTGACTTAGAAAATAATGATATCCGTCCTTTTGATTTAATTGTAGTCAATCTTTATCCCTTTGTTGCCACGATTAATAAGCCTGATGTTACTGTCGCTGAAGCCATTGAAAATATTGATATTGGCGGCCCTGCTATGCTCAGAGCAGCGGCAAAAAACTATCAACATCTTACCGTCATTTCTAACCCACAGCGATATCAAGCCTATTTAGAGGAATTAGAAGCCAGTGGCGGCAAACCCTCTCTTACCTTTCGTCAGACTTGCGCCCTCGAAACCTTTACCCTAACTGCTGAGTATGATCAAGCGATTAGTGCCTATTTAGGAGGCTTGACGGAAGAATCTGTTGCCCCCTTACCCCAAGAATTTAGCTTAACAGGAACACAGCGACAAGTTCTGCGTTACGGCGAAAATCCGCATCAACCAGCAACTTGGTATCAAACGGGAGTCACCCCCACAGGATGGGCAAAAGCGAACCAATTACAAGGGAAAGAACTCAGCTACAATAACCTTGTGGATTTGGAAGCAGCACGGCGAATTATTAATGAGTTTACTGACCAACCTACCGTTGCCATCTTAAAACATACCAATCCCTGTGGCATTGCCTCGAAATCTCAATTATTTGAAGCCTATAAAAGCGCGTTTGCTGCTGACTCAGTTTCGGCATTTGGCGGTATTGTTGCCCTTAACCAAGCCATTGATGAAGCAACGGCAATGGAGATGACACAGACATTTTTAGAATGTGTTGTTGCTCCTGATTGTACCCCAGAAGCGAAAAAGGTGCTGGAGAAAAAGTCAAATCTGCGGGTTTTAATTATACCTGATCTGCAAACTGGCCCCAAAGAAATGGTAAAAGTGATTGCAGGAGGGTTTTTAGTGCAAGCGATGGATGATGTGGTTGATGATCCGCAACAGTGGGAAGTAGTAACAGAAAAACAACCCAGTGCGGAACAACTGGCGGAAATGGTGTTTGCGTGGAAAGCTGCCAAGCACGTCAAATCTAATGCCATTGTCTTAACGCGCGATCGCGCGACCATTGGTGTTGGGGCTGGACAAATGAATCGAGTTGGTGCTGTAGAAATTGCCCTAAAACAGGCAGGAGAGAAAACACAAGGGGCAACCTTAGCCAGTGATGGCTTTTTCCCTTTTGATGACTCCGTACGCATGGCAGCCGAAGCAGGGATTAAAACCATTATTCAGCCTGGGGGATCGCGCCGTGATGAAGATTCGATTAAAGCTGCTAATGAACTGGGATTGGTGATGATTTGCACTGGAACTCGTCACTTTTTACATTAA